Proteins co-encoded in one Arachis hypogaea cultivar Tifrunner chromosome 13, arahy.Tifrunner.gnm2.J5K5, whole genome shotgun sequence genomic window:
- the LOC112732459 gene encoding uncharacterized protein, with the protein MFLSNQWISSKFAKTKDRKIIASVVLDKVFWKEVVIYLKAAYPLLHVLCMVDSEEKPAMGFIYEEMTSAKEKIRDAFQGVETNYIPIWDIIDARWGNQLHRPLHAASYYLNPQIHYSSGFKIAYELKKQFYACMERMTGNPDLITKMDVQLEDFKTQKEFFGSKVAQNAIYTKTPAQWWDSYGDQHPELQQFVIRVLNLTCSSSGCERNWSVFEMVHTKRRNRLKAKTMNDVVFVMTNSRLAKKKQTRRSLDYDYSLDELDSDQEWIVADEDGEEEDLDALIPYPNLNDEASGNRVVGACKDPLTIPYLDDDEFEELLQGPLPPAPDNDEDGNAEVCETSEDFMTDEE; encoded by the exons GTGTTTTGGAAAGAAGTGGTAATTTACTTGAAGGCTGCCTACCCTCTTCTTCATGTGCTTTGTATGGTGGATTCAGAAGAAAAGCCGGCAATGGGATTTATTTATGAAGAAATGACAAGTGCAAAGGAGAAAATACGAGATGCATTTCAAGGAGTTGAGACAAA ttaTATACCTATTTGGGATATTATTGATGCAAGATGGGGCAACCAACTTCATAGGCCATTGCATGCTGCAAGCTATTATTTGAATCCTCAAATTCATTATAGCTCTGGTTTTAAAATTGCTTATGAGCTTAAGAAGCAGTTTTATGCTTGTATGGAAAGGATGACAGGAAATCCAGATTTAATCACTAAGATGGATGTTCAACTTGAAGATTTTAAGACTCAAAAGGAGTTTTTTGGTAGTAAAGTAGCTCAAAATGCAATTTATACTAAAACTCCAGCTCAATGGTGGGATTCTTATGGAGATCAGCATCCAGAGCTCCAACAATTTGTAATTCGTGTCTTGAATTTGACATGTAGTTCATCTGGATGTGAACGTAATTGGAGCGTTTTTGAGATG GTTCACACAAAAAGGAGAAACCGTTTAAAAGCTAAAACCATGAATGATGTTGTGTTTGTGATGACAAACTCAAGATTAGCAAAGAAAAAACAAACTAGAAGAAGTCTTGATTATGACTATAGTCTTGATGAGTTGGACTCTGATCAAGAGTGGATTGTTGCTGAcgaagatggagaagaagaagatttagaTGCTCTAATTCCATATCCTAATTTAAATGATGAAGCAAGTGGTAATAGAGTTGTTGGTGCCTGTAAGGATCCTTTGACAATTCCTTatcttgatgatgatgagtttgaAGAACTTCTCCAAGGACCTCTTCCTCCTGCTCCTGATAATGATGAAGATGGTAATGCAGAAGTTTGTGAAACTAGTGAAGATTTTATGACTGATGAAGAATAA